The Paenibacillus sp. BIC5C1 DNA segment ACAGCTTGCAGCGTCCGGGTCGTGACCCGCGTGAGGAAATGCCGCTACCGATCTTCCGCACAGATGTGCTCAAAATTGAGGATCTGGTGGAAGGCATGGAGCTGCAAGGTACGGTTCGTAACGTGATCGACTTTGGTGCCTTTGTTGATATCGGCATCAAGAGTGACGGGCTTGTCCACATCTCACAGCTCAGTAACGGTTACGTCAAACATCCGATGGATGTTGTATCTGTCGGAGATAATGTAACGGTTTGGGTGATGAACGTGGATACCAAAAAAGGCCGTGTCGGCCTCACGATGAAGAAACCTGCCTCTTCTAAGCAGTCTTCCTAATCCAGACACAATGATCGGAGAACAGCCTTCCCTGTTATGGGAAGGCTGTTTGTTGTCAGCTATAATAGTACTGTTGCCCGTACTGTATTCTTCGAAGGGATTTTATGAAAGAAGTGAGAGCTTGAAGTGGACGGAGAGAGTGGCGTCAGGTTCTTAGAGTTCGCTGTCCGCGCTGCGCGGGGTGCCACTTGTCGGTTTGTTTCGGTAAAAGAACCAGCATTCGTTCAGCAGCTTGATCTGTCTGCTATCCTTTTTGTGAAATGCACGCATCAGTTGATTGCAAAGCCATTGAGGCAAGGGTATCTCCTCCTCTTGCATAATTCATCTGTACGTTAGCATATGTGGCAATAGCCTGGACTGTGCGAATTAACCCGTGATGAACACGGAAAAATCAATATCTAGACAGATATATGAGGACGGGGCTCATGAATGTAGGGTTGAAAAAAATGAAAAAAAGCGCAACCCTCCGCTTTTAGGAGATGCGCTTTTGGTTCCATCTGCATTAATAATAAGTCCAAAAGTAGATTAGAATGATTCCATCTCTTCTTCATACCATTGCTCTAGTTGTGCCTGAAGCGCCCGGATTTCAGTGAGCAGAGAAATCAAAGGATATTCACTCTCTTTTAGTGCTGAGAAGCTTTGTTCAAGCGCATTGATATAATCAAGGCCTCCGATGATGGAGAGTTGCTCGTCCAGGAGATCAAGATTGTCACATTCGGCGATTGCCCAAGGAAGAACAGGTACATCTGCTGCGGTAAGTTTGTCAATTTCTTTGTGTAGGCGCAGGTTGAGCGCACTGAGTTGATAAGCGTAATCGGCAGGCATTTCCACAAACTGCAATTGTTGTTCCTGCTGCAGGATGACGTAGCGCATTGTAGGCATAACGAGTAATAATCTCCCCTCATACATTCTACTTGACAGTGTAGCTCACGAAACGGTTAAAATTCAAGTATTATGGCGGAAAAACAAACAAATGGCCCAAGGGGTGTGAAAGGAGGACAAACTGATGGAAAATGAGGAATTGCAGCAATGGATTGAGCAGGTATCACTGGATCATTTCGGGGTTCCGTTCACTCACGAGGCGCTGTTTAACCGTCGTCTGACCACAACGGGTGGGCGTTACATGCTCAAGAGTCATCGAATAGAGATTAACCCTCATCAGCTCGAAGCTTATGGGCGGGAAGAGGTTGAGAAAATTATTAAGCATGAGCTGTGTCACTACCATCTGCATATTCGTGGACGCGGCTATCAACACCGGGACCCTGAATTCAAGGCCTTGTTGCAGAAGGTAGGCGGTTCGAGGTTCTGCCAGTCCCTTCCGGATGGAAAGGGAAGAAAGCCCTTACCGTATCGCTATAAGTTGGTGTGCAAGAGCTGCGGCACGGAATATTTACGTAAACGCAAAGTTGATCCGAAGAGGTATCGCTGTGGTCGATGTGCGGGCAAGTTGGGGATTCATACCATCTGAGGTGAACGAATTTGGCAGCACCACTCGTTACCACAGAGCCATGTGTACTGTGCTCTAGGTGACTATTAATAAGAGTATCAAAAGCTTATTAAGAAAGTCACCGAAGGCATGTTGACTTGGAATATTAATCATGATAAATTTAGGTTATTCAAGATTATTATTCCCTGATAGCTCAGTTGGTAGAGCACTCGACTGTTAATCGAGTTGTCACAGGTTCGAGCCCTGTTCGGGGAGCCATTCTTGGAGAGATACCCAAGTGGCTATAAGGGGACCCTCTGCTAAGGGGTTAGACTGCGTAAGCGGTGCGAGGGTTCGAATCCCTCTCTCTCCGTTCTGAATAAAACAAAACATAATCCCCCTCCTCAGTAACCTTTAACGGATACTGAGGAGGGGGATTTTTGTGTATCATTATTTTTCCAAGTACACAAGTACAGGAAAGAATGTTCTTTTTCCACCTATAATGAAATGTCCAGTACCTCATGAAGACCTTTCCTGCCAGCTTCCGTGACTTCCACCGAACGGCTACCTGTCTTCTGGCGAGTCCAGCCCAGTTCAGACAAGCGGCGTCCCAGTTCGTCTCCCAGTACTCCGGAGATATGGTGACGACGTTCACTCCAATCCAAACATTTGCGAGCCACAGCACGGCGTGATCCGGCTTTCCCTTCAAGCATAATGCCAAAAGAAGTGAACCATTGAATCCCTTTCTCTGTAATGTGGTAATCCTTGGCCTGCTCATCCTCAGGTTCTTCGAGATAACCTTTCCCCAATAAAGCTTCGCACAATGTTATCCCCAATTTTCCAGCCAGATGCCCATAACAGGTTCGAGCAAAGCTAAGATGCTGAAGCTGGTTGGACTGTTTGAGGGATCTCACTTGTACAGGTGCAGCGATACTACCCATCGTCTCAATCAGAAAAGCTACCTCTTTGCCTGCGAGACGATAGTATCGATGTCGTCCTTGCTGTTCAACGACGAGTAGCCCGCCTTCGACCAGCTTGGCGAGATGACTGCTTGCTGTTTGAGGAGTAACACCTGCCATGTATGCAAGTTCGCCGGCAGGAAGGGCACGACCATCCAACAAAGCTTCCAAAAAAACAGCACGACTGGGATCAGCAATTAATGATGCAATCACAGAAATATTCGGATATGTATTCATACTTCGATGATACCTTAACTATTGGTGTATTACAATTCAATCATGCATGAATTACAGTCCAAGAGATGGAAGGGATGGATTGCAGAATGGAGGAAGAAGTAATGTATACCAATGATAAAACGCAAGAAGAGTATAAACTGGAGAACCATAGGAACTTGAACAGAGAGCTGATGCAGCACGAGGTGATAACTCCAAGTATTTTGTACTATGGCACACCGGTATTGCTGCTGAGCACCTTAAATGAAGATGGAACGACAAACCTGTCTCCTCTTTCTTCATCATGGGCACTGGGTGACTGCCTGGTACTTGGAGTCGGTATTCAGGGCAAAGCCTTTGAGAACTTGAGTCGTCATCCCGAATGTGTGATTAATCTGCCGGATGCATCCATGTGGGAGCAGGTTGAGGGACTGGGGCGTTATACCGGAATATATCCCGTTCCGGGGGAGAAAAGGATGATGGGGTTTGAGTTTTGTGATGATAAATTTGCCATCTCTGGGCTGACACCCCAAAGTTCAATTCGAGTTGAGCCGGATAAAATAGCGGAGTGTCCGCTCCAGATTGAAGCCGCGGTACAACACATTCGTATTCCCGAACATACACCATTCATGGCGATTGTGGAAGTAAAGGCGTTGAAGGTACATGTACATACCCGCCTGATATCAGGTTTGAACAAGATTAACCCGGAGAAGTGGAATCCTTTAATTTATAATTTCCGACATTATTATGGACTTGGAGAAAGGCATGGGGAGAGTTTTCGGGCAGAGAAGTGATGTATATGGTCTGTATAGCATAGACAACCAATAAGTGATCCAGAATATATGAAGTGGTGCCGGTTGGGGTGCCGCTTCTTTCTATCTATATTGAGGCTACATTGAGATTTTAATGTGGGTAATCAAAACATTCGGTTATTTTATTAGGCAGGGATTGGGTAAATAGTAAAGAAAGATACATGTAAGCATATACATAAGAGAGGTGATGAACATGGAAATGGAATACTTAATGCGTGTACTCATAGCTGGCATATGCGGCGTGTTGATCGGATATGAGCGCAAGAACCGAATGAAGGAAGCGGGCATACGTACACACTTTGTTGTTGCAGTGGGTGCAGCATTGATGATGATTGTATCCAAGTATGGCTTTCAGGATCAGGCAGGGTGGGCGAATCTCTCGCTTGACCCCTCCAGGATTGCCGCACAGGTGGTCAGTGGGGTTGGCTTCATTGGAGCCGGGATGATCTTCACACAGCGCCACACGGTTCGGGGATTGACGACAGCGGCGGGAATTTGGGCGACCGCAGGGATGGGACTGGCTGTGGGTTCAGGATTGTATTGGACAGGGGCGGGGGTAACGCTGCTTATTGTTGTGGCCCAGATGCTGCTGCATCGGCCGACACGCTGGCTGGTGTCCGCGAGAACAGAGACGCTGACCATTCGTCTGCTAAAGGAAGGAGACACCCTCAAGAACGTTTTGGCTCTGCTGGGACAGGAGAAAATTTCGGTGGTCGGATTCAAAACCGAACAGCAAATAAGCACAGACTCCGGGGAGGAGACTGTACTTGAATTCACTCTGCAACTGCCTGGATCATATCGGGCCGAGCAATTAATTATTTTATTGCAGGATGTGCCTCACGTTCGATCGGTTGATATGAGGTGAATCTTGGAATTGCTAGGTAGTTATGCCGAACCATCAAGAAAATAGATTACTGACCGCTTTCAATGACAGTCTCCGGCCGGGAAACGGGCTTTCCTTCAAGAACACACTGAATGGCATGTGCGACACCATGCTCCACGTTGGTCAAAGAGATAGCCTGGGCAAGTGCCTTAATCTCTGGTTCAGCATTGCCCATGGCAATACCGAGTCCTGCCATTTTCAGCATGGATA contains these protein-coding regions:
- a CDS encoding winged helix-turn-helix domain-containing protein; translation: MNTYPNISVIASLIADPSRAVFLEALLDGRALPAGELAYMAGVTPQTASSHLAKLVEGGLLVVEQQGRHRYYRLAGKEVAFLIETMGSIAAPVQVRSLKQSNQLQHLSFARTCYGHLAGKLGITLCEALLGKGYLEEPEDEQAKDYHITEKGIQWFTSFGIMLEGKAGSRRAVARKCLDWSERRHHISGVLGDELGRRLSELGWTRQKTGSRSVEVTEAGRKGLHEVLDISL
- a CDS encoding MgtC/SapB family protein gives rise to the protein MEMEYLMRVLIAGICGVLIGYERKNRMKEAGIRTHFVVAVGAALMMIVSKYGFQDQAGWANLSLDPSRIAAQVVSGVGFIGAGMIFTQRHTVRGLTTAAGIWATAGMGLAVGSGLYWTGAGVTLLIVVAQMLLHRPTRWLVSARTETLTIRLLKEGDTLKNVLALLGQEKISVVGFKTEQQISTDSGEETVLEFTLQLPGSYRAEQLIILLQDVPHVRSVDMR
- a CDS encoding SprT family protein; translated protein: MENEELQQWIEQVSLDHFGVPFTHEALFNRRLTTTGGRYMLKSHRIEINPHQLEAYGREEVEKIIKHELCHYHLHIRGRGYQHRDPEFKALLQKVGGSRFCQSLPDGKGRKPLPYRYKLVCKSCGTEYLRKRKVDPKRYRCGRCAGKLGIHTI
- the cmpA gene encoding cortex morphogenetic protein CmpA; amino-acid sequence: MPQWLCNQLMRAFHKKDSRQIKLLNECWFFYRNKPTSGTPRSADSEL
- a CDS encoding hydrolase/acyltransferase; this encodes MPTMRYVILQQEQQLQFVEMPADYAYQLSALNLRLHKEIDKLTAADVPVLPWAIAECDNLDLLDEQLSIIGGLDYINALEQSFSALKESEYPLISLLTEIRALQAQLEQWYEEEMESF
- a CDS encoding flavin reductase family protein; protein product: MQHEVITPSILYYGTPVLLLSTLNEDGTTNLSPLSSSWALGDCLVLGVGIQGKAFENLSRHPECVINLPDASMWEQVEGLGRYTGIYPVPGEKRMMGFEFCDDKFAISGLTPQSSIRVEPDKIAECPLQIEAAVQHIRIPEHTPFMAIVEVKALKVHVHTRLISGLNKINPEKWNPLIYNFRHYYGLGERHGESFRAEK